In Pedobacter sp. W3I1, one DNA window encodes the following:
- the thiL gene encoding thiamine-phosphate kinase — MFENKERTDINELGEFGLIKHLTTNFKIKNDYSVKGVGDDAAVLDAKGKQTLVSTDLLLEGIHFDLAYVPLMHLGYKAVQVNLSDIYAMNGKASQITVSLGLSSKFPLEAVEEIYKGIELACNKYNIDLIGGDTSSSKQGLVISITSIGYADADKVVYRNGAQEHDLLCVSGDLGGAYLGLQILEREKLIYLENPQIQPDLEGKDYIIERQLKPEARMDIIALLDEMNIKPTSMIDVSDGLASEILHLAEQSDKGMTIYEEKIPLDPMTYETARELGLDPTVCALSGGEDYELLFTISQDDYKKLKHDVDITVIGHVTDKNSGCKMVSKSEKVHELKAQGWNAFNK; from the coding sequence ATGTTTGAAAATAAAGAGCGTACAGATATCAATGAATTAGGTGAATTTGGGTTAATTAAACACCTGACCACTAATTTTAAAATTAAAAATGATTATTCGGTAAAAGGTGTTGGCGATGATGCTGCTGTTTTAGATGCTAAAGGAAAACAGACCTTAGTTTCGACCGATTTATTGCTGGAAGGAATCCATTTTGATTTGGCTTATGTGCCTTTAATGCACTTAGGATACAAAGCTGTTCAGGTAAATTTGAGTGATATTTATGCCATGAATGGAAAAGCAAGTCAGATTACGGTTTCGCTGGGTTTGTCGAGTAAATTTCCATTAGAAGCCGTTGAAGAAATTTATAAAGGAATTGAACTGGCCTGCAACAAATATAACATCGATTTAATTGGTGGAGATACCTCTTCGAGCAAGCAAGGTCTGGTGATTAGTATTACCAGTATCGGTTATGCCGATGCCGATAAAGTAGTGTACAGAAATGGCGCTCAAGAGCATGATTTATTATGTGTTTCTGGCGATTTGGGCGGTGCTTATTTAGGTTTACAGATCTTAGAAAGAGAGAAATTAATCTATCTGGAAAATCCACAGATCCAGCCAGATTTAGAAGGTAAAGATTATATCATCGAAAGACAATTGAAACCAGAAGCAAGAATGGATATTATTGCACTTTTAGATGAAATGAATATTAAACCAACTTCGATGATCGATGTTTCGGATGGTTTAGCTTCCGAAATTTTGCATTTGGCAGAGCAATCAGATAAAGGAATGACCATTTATGAAGAGAAAATTCCTTTAGATCCAATGACTTATGAAACTGCCCGTGAATTAGGTTTAGATCCTACAGTTTGTGCTTTAAGTGGCGGCGAAGATTATGAGTTGCTGTTTACCATTAGTCAGGATGATTATAAAAAACTGAAACATGATGTAGATATCACGGTGATTGGGCATGTTACCGATAAAAATTCGGGTTGTAAAATGGTTTCTAAATCAGAAAAAGTACACGAATTGAAAGCCCAGGGTTGGAATGCTTTTAATAAATAA
- the nadB gene encoding L-aspartate oxidase — protein sequence MRKVDFLVIGSGIAGLSFALKAAKFGKVLIVTKSNEDESNTKYAQGGVAVVVDKGDSFEKHIDDTLIAGDGLCDEKIVEIVVKEGPQRIQEIIDYGINFDKDNSGFYDLAKEGGHSEHRVLHYKDITGYEIERVLLNEIHENNNIEILTHYFALELITQHHLGEFVDKRTEDINCYGIYAFNTELNDVEKIVAKVTVMASGGAGHVYSATTNPVIATGDGMAMVYRAKGKVRNMEFIQFHPTALYHPGEYPSFLISEAVRGFGGVLRRKNGEEFMHEYDERKSLAPRDIVARAVDNEMKKSGDDFVYLDITMRNKADILKHFPNIYAKCLSIGIDMTKDYIPVTPASHYMCGGILVDEYGRSSIKNLYACGECSSTGLHGANRLASNSLLEATVFAHRIYQDAIENFKNNIIPENIPEWDSKGVTQSNEEVLVTHNLRELQKVMGDYVGIVRSDFRLERAYRRLFLIYQETEEFYKKNKVSVKLCELRNVIQTAYLVIKSAMQRKESRGLHYTTDYPEHAKELVDTVF from the coding sequence ATGAGGAAAGTAGATTTTCTGGTAATTGGTTCAGGTATAGCGGGTTTGAGTTTCGCACTTAAAGCAGCAAAGTTTGGTAAGGTTTTAATTGTTACTAAATCTAACGAAGACGAATCGAATACAAAATACGCTCAGGGCGGTGTTGCGGTGGTGGTAGATAAAGGTGATTCTTTTGAAAAACATATTGATGATACCTTAATTGCAGGCGATGGATTATGTGATGAAAAAATTGTGGAAATCGTTGTAAAAGAGGGGCCTCAGCGTATTCAGGAGATCATTGATTATGGTATTAACTTCGATAAAGATAACTCGGGTTTTTACGATTTAGCTAAGGAAGGTGGGCACTCTGAACACCGTGTTTTACACTATAAAGATATCACCGGATATGAGATTGAAAGGGTGTTACTGAATGAAATTCATGAGAATAACAACATAGAGATATTAACACATTACTTTGCACTCGAGTTAATTACCCAGCATCACCTGGGTGAATTTGTGGATAAACGTACCGAAGATATTAACTGTTATGGCATATATGCCTTTAACACAGAGCTTAACGATGTGGAAAAGATTGTGGCAAAGGTAACAGTAATGGCTTCGGGTGGTGCTGGACATGTGTATTCGGCTACCACAAATCCGGTTATTGCAACAGGCGATGGTATGGCAATGGTTTACCGCGCAAAGGGAAAAGTTAGGAATATGGAGTTTATCCAGTTCCATCCAACGGCTTTATACCACCCTGGCGAGTATCCATCATTCTTAATATCGGAAGCGGTCAGGGGTTTTGGTGGCGTTTTAAGGCGTAAGAATGGCGAAGAATTTATGCATGAGTATGATGAGCGTAAATCGTTAGCACCGCGTGATATTGTAGCCCGTGCGGTTGATAATGAAATGAAGAAATCGGGTGATGACTTTGTTTATCTGGACATTACGATGCGTAACAAAGCGGACATTCTGAAACATTTTCCTAATATATATGCCAAGTGTTTATCAATAGGGATAGATATGACGAAAGATTATATCCCGGTTACACCTGCATCTCATTATATGTGTGGTGGCATTCTGGTTGATGAATATGGTCGTTCTTCCATAAAAAATTTATATGCCTGTGGCGAATGTTCTTCAACAGGTTTGCACGGGGCTAATCGTTTGGCATCCAATTCTTTATTAGAAGCTACAGTTTTTGCACACCGTATTTATCAGGATGCTATAGAAAACTTTAAAAATAATATCATCCCCGAGAACATTCCTGAATGGGATTCGAAAGGGGTTACCCAAAGTAATGAAGAGGTGTTGGTAACGCATAACCTTAGGGAACTACAAAAAGTTATGGGTGATTATGTAGGTATTGTACGTTCAGATTTTCGTTTAGAGCGGGCATACCGTCGCTTGTTTTTAATTTATCAGGAAACAGAAGAATTTTATAAAAAAAATAAAGTCTCCGTTAAACTTTGCGAATTGCGTAATGTAATTCAAACCGCTTACCTGGTGATCAAATCTGCCATGCAACGTAAGGAGAGCAGGGGATTACATTACACTACCGATTACCCTGAACATGCAAAAGAGTTAGTAGATACTGTTTTTTAG
- the nadA gene encoding quinolinate synthase NadA, protein MNIDVLEEINKKGFVEEEIDPTLDLFAEIEKLKKEKNAIILAHYYQEPDIQDIADYIGDSLGLSQEAAKTDADVIVFAGVHFMAETAKILSPDKTVLLPDVKAGCSLADSCPPHLFRKFKEKYPDHLVITYVNCTAELKALSDIVCTSTNAVQIVESLPKDQKIIFGPDRNLGAYVAKKTGRDLVLWNGACMVHEIFSQEKITKLKERHPNAKFIAHPECEEVVLKMADYIGSTTGLLKYTITNPATEFIVATESGIIHQMEKANPTKTFIPAPPNNSCACNDCPYMKRNTLEKLYLCIKNGLPEVTVPEHIIELARKPIQRMLDISAELGL, encoded by the coding sequence ATGAACATAGATGTCTTAGAAGAAATCAATAAAAAAGGTTTCGTAGAAGAAGAAATTGATCCTACCCTCGATCTTTTTGCAGAGATTGAGAAATTAAAAAAGGAAAAGAATGCCATTATTCTTGCACACTATTATCAAGAACCTGACATTCAGGATATTGCAGATTATATTGGCGATAGTTTAGGCTTATCTCAGGAAGCTGCAAAAACAGATGCTGATGTAATTGTGTTTGCAGGCGTGCATTTTATGGCCGAAACGGCAAAGATTTTATCGCCTGATAAAACTGTTTTATTACCAGATGTAAAAGCAGGTTGCTCATTAGCAGATAGTTGTCCGCCGCATTTGTTTAGAAAGTTTAAAGAAAAATATCCAGATCACCTGGTCATCACCTATGTAAATTGCACGGCCGAATTAAAAGCTTTAAGTGACATTGTTTGTACCAGTACCAATGCGGTTCAAATTGTAGAGAGTTTACCTAAAGACCAAAAAATAATATTCGGTCCAGATCGCAATTTAGGTGCTTATGTAGCCAAAAAAACCGGAAGGGATTTGGTATTGTGGAATGGTGCCTGTATGGTTCATGAAATTTTTTCACAGGAGAAAATTACAAAACTGAAAGAACGCCATCCGAACGCTAAATTTATAGCGCACCCCGAATGTGAAGAAGTGGTTTTGAAAATGGCTGATTATATTGGCTCAACAACCGGACTTTTAAAATATACGATTACCAATCCGGCAACAGAATTTATTGTAGCTACCGAAAGTGGAATTATCCACCAGATGGAAAAGGCAAATCCAACAAAAACATTTATTCCGGCACCGCCGAACAACAGCTGTGCTTGTAACGATTGCCCGTACATGAAAAGAAATACTTTAGAAAAACTATATTTATGTATTAAAAATGGTTTGCCAGAAGTAACTGTACCAGAGCATATTATTGAGCTTGCCCGTAAACCGATCCAACGTATGTTGGATATTTCAGCGGAATTGGGGTTATAA
- a CDS encoding ABC-F family ATP-binding cassette domain-containing protein, whose translation MSTLIAAEGLGHGYHDEWLFKNLTLGINSGQRVALVGINGAGKSTLLKLLAERFPPLEGKIVKNKAVKIGFLDQEPQFTEGFSISDHIFSLENKQQQLIKEYEELIEDPNPDEKTLNRLYEELSEHNAWEYEHEIKTILNRMGITHLQQKISTLSGGQKKRLALAKLLIEDPEILVLDEPTNHLDIDTIEWLEKLLTTGQKTILLVTHDRYFLDNVCNTIVELDRGKIFNYNGNYAYYLEKKSEREALDATVLHKNQQLLKKELEWMRRMPQARGTKSNARINAFYDLEEKSKKKSDNQNINLQMKMSRQGGKIIEIEHIAKAFDGRPIINDFSYTFKKGDRIGLAGKNGTGKSTLLNIITSQLTPDAGKVDTGDTTVFGYYKQGGLTFDPKERVIDIVKSDAEYIKMADGSVITASALLTLFLFPPKKQHGMVEKLSGGEKKRLNLMKVLMQNPNFLILDEPTNDLDIDTLNVLEEFLENFPGILMLVSHDRYLLDKMSDQLFIMEGEGVVKIYNGNYSEYRLSLDQPKVKTETKKTPTPVVEQAPVKAVKKLSFKEQKELEDSEKGIAELETKIVSLNEILVKIDAADYIKIQEVSNEIESLQVKLDELTMRWLELSE comes from the coding sequence TTGAGCACACTAATTGCGGCAGAAGGCTTAGGACATGGTTATCATGACGAATGGCTATTTAAAAATTTAACCTTGGGTATTAACTCTGGTCAGCGCGTAGCGTTGGTTGGAATTAATGGTGCGGGTAAGAGTACACTTTTGAAATTATTGGCAGAAAGGTTCCCTCCGCTCGAAGGTAAAATTGTAAAAAATAAAGCTGTTAAAATCGGTTTTCTCGACCAGGAACCGCAATTTACGGAAGGTTTTTCTATTAGTGACCATATATTTTCTTTAGAGAATAAACAACAACAGTTAATTAAGGAATATGAAGAATTAATTGAAGACCCTAATCCAGACGAAAAAACGCTTAACCGTTTATATGAAGAATTAAGCGAACACAACGCCTGGGAATATGAACATGAGATTAAAACCATTTTAAATAGAATGGGCATTACTCATCTTCAACAGAAAATATCCACCCTATCTGGTGGACAAAAGAAACGTTTGGCCCTAGCTAAGCTTTTAATTGAAGATCCGGAAATTTTGGTGCTTGATGAGCCAACCAACCATTTGGATATTGATACCATTGAATGGCTCGAGAAATTATTAACTACCGGACAAAAAACAATTCTATTGGTAACACACGATAGGTATTTCCTAGACAACGTTTGTAATACCATAGTAGAATTAGATAGAGGTAAGATTTTCAACTATAATGGAAATTATGCTTATTACTTAGAGAAAAAATCAGAAAGAGAAGCTTTGGACGCAACGGTTTTACATAAGAACCAACAGCTATTAAAGAAAGAATTAGAGTGGATGAGGCGCATGCCACAGGCTCGTGGAACGAAATCTAATGCCAGAATCAATGCTTTTTACGATTTAGAAGAAAAATCAAAGAAAAAGTCTGATAATCAGAATATTAACCTCCAAATGAAGATGTCTCGCCAAGGAGGGAAGATTATTGAAATCGAACACATTGCAAAAGCATTTGATGGACGTCCGATCATTAATGATTTCAGTTATACTTTTAAAAAAGGCGACCGCATTGGCTTAGCTGGAAAAAATGGAACCGGAAAATCTACCTTGCTAAATATCATTACCAGTCAATTAACACCAGATGCTGGCAAGGTTGACACGGGAGACACTACTGTTTTTGGTTATTACAAACAGGGTGGTTTAACATTCGATCCGAAAGAAAGAGTAATCGATATTGTAAAATCAGACGCTGAATATATTAAAATGGCTGACGGTTCCGTAATTACTGCTTCTGCCCTATTAACCTTATTTCTCTTCCCGCCAAAGAAACAACATGGTATGGTTGAGAAATTAAGTGGTGGTGAAAAGAAGCGCTTGAACCTAATGAAGGTGCTGATGCAAAATCCAAATTTTTTGATTTTGGATGAGCCAACTAATGATCTCGACATAGACACATTGAACGTTCTTGAAGAATTTTTAGAGAACTTTCCAGGCATATTAATGTTGGTTTCCCACGATAGGTATCTGCTTGATAAAATGAGTGATCAGCTATTTATCATGGAGGGTGAAGGTGTAGTTAAAATTTATAACGGCAATTATTCTGAGTATCGTTTGAGTTTAGATCAACCAAAAGTTAAAACAGAAACCAAAAAAACTCCCACTCCTGTTGTAGAACAAGCACCAGTTAAAGCCGTAAAAAAATTAAGTTTCAAAGAGCAAAAAGAATTAGAAGATAGCGAAAAAGGTATAGCAGAATTGGAAACCAAAATAGTTTCGCTTAACGAAATTCTGGTTAAAATTGATGCGGCTGACTATATAAAAATCCAGGAAGTTTCAAATGAGATAGAGTCGCTTCAGGTAAAGCTAGATGAATTAACCATGCGTTGGCTCGAACTCTCAGAATAA
- the mnmG gene encoding tRNA uridine-5-carboxymethylaminomethyl(34) synthesis enzyme MnmG — MFSKYDLIVVGAGHAGCEAAAAAANLGSSVLLITMNMGTIAQMSCNPAMGGVAKGQIVREVDAMGGYSGIISDKSTIQFRMLNKSKGPAMWSPRAQIDRMRFAEEWRLALERTPNLDMWQDSVVGLLVKDNTVYGVKTSLGIEIESTAVVLTNGTFLNGVMHIGEKKFGGGRTAERASTGITEQLVELGMEAGRMKTGTPPRVDGRSLDYTKMEEQWGDENPGKFSYTDTEVSTDQRCCWITYTNGDVHETLKEGFEKSPMFTGRIKGLGPRYCPSIEDKINRFAERDRHQIFVEPEGWNTCEIYVNGFSTSLPEDVQFKALRLIPGFEQAKMFRPGYAIEYDFFPPTQLSLTLETKLISNLFLAGQINGTTGYEEAACQGFMAGINAHQKITDKHELIMKRSDSYIGVLIDDLVTKGTEEPYRMFTSRAEHRLLLRQDNADIRLSPIGHELGLISDERLEKVNQKIANADALVKFTKTQGIEMSDANPMLEILGSSALNQNVKIHSLVGRPHVGLPDLIKVSKALAEATKDLDNETIEQAEIKIKYESYFEKENEIVAKMLKMEDKEIKPDFDYNKIVSISKEAREKLFKIKPRTLGQASRISGVSPSDISVLMVYINK; from the coding sequence ATGTTTTCAAAATACGATTTGATTGTCGTTGGCGCTGGCCATGCAGGCTGTGAAGCTGCTGCTGCAGCTGCCAATTTAGGATCATCTGTTTTATTAATTACAATGAATATGGGTACCATTGCCCAAATGAGTTGTAACCCAGCAATGGGTGGAGTAGCTAAAGGACAGATTGTTCGTGAGGTGGATGCCATGGGTGGTTATTCTGGTATCATATCTGATAAATCGACCATTCAATTTAGAATGCTCAACAAATCAAAAGGCCCTGCGATGTGGAGCCCTAGAGCACAGATAGACAGAATGCGCTTTGCTGAAGAATGGAGATTGGCACTAGAGAGAACACCCAACCTGGATATGTGGCAAGATAGCGTTGTAGGCTTACTGGTAAAAGACAATACAGTATATGGCGTTAAAACATCTTTAGGGATAGAAATAGAAAGTACAGCAGTAGTGCTTACCAATGGAACTTTTTTGAATGGCGTAATGCACATTGGAGAAAAGAAATTTGGAGGAGGCAGAACAGCTGAAAGAGCATCAACTGGAATTACCGAGCAATTGGTAGAATTGGGTATGGAAGCAGGCCGTATGAAAACGGGCACTCCCCCACGCGTAGATGGAAGAAGTTTGGATTATACCAAAATGGAAGAGCAATGGGGAGATGAAAACCCTGGTAAATTTTCCTACACTGATACTGAAGTTTCGACCGATCAACGTTGTTGCTGGATTACCTATACAAATGGAGATGTTCATGAAACTTTAAAAGAAGGTTTCGAAAAATCGCCAATGTTTACCGGAAGAATTAAAGGTTTAGGACCGAGATACTGTCCATCAATTGAAGATAAAATTAACCGTTTTGCCGAACGCGACAGACATCAGATTTTTGTTGAACCTGAAGGATGGAATACTTGCGAAATTTATGTAAACGGATTTTCAACTTCACTTCCGGAAGATGTACAATTTAAAGCTTTAAGGTTAATACCAGGTTTCGAACAGGCAAAAATGTTCAGGCCAGGTTACGCCATTGAATATGATTTCTTCCCACCGACTCAATTGTCTTTAACCCTGGAAACTAAACTGATCAGCAATTTATTTCTAGCCGGACAAATTAATGGAACTACAGGATATGAAGAAGCCGCTTGTCAGGGTTTCATGGCTGGTATAAATGCACATCAAAAAATCACAGATAAACATGAACTGATCATGAAAAGATCTGACAGTTATATTGGCGTTTTAATTGATGACCTGGTAACAAAAGGAACGGAAGAACCTTATCGTATGTTTACATCGAGGGCCGAACACCGTTTGTTATTGAGACAAGATAATGCCGATATCCGCTTATCTCCTATCGGGCATGAGCTGGGTTTAATTTCTGATGAGCGATTAGAAAAGGTAAATCAGAAAATTGCTAATGCCGATGCTTTGGTTAAATTCACCAAAACCCAGGGTATCGAAATGAGCGATGCAAATCCAATGCTCGAAATTTTAGGATCAAGCGCTTTAAATCAAAATGTAAAAATACACAGTTTGGTAGGCAGGCCTCATGTTGGATTACCTGATCTGATTAAAGTAAGTAAAGCGCTTGCAGAAGCCACCAAAGATTTAGATAACGAAACTATTGAACAAGCCGAAATCAAAATTAAATATGAAAGTTATTTTGAAAAGGAAAATGAAATTGTAGCCAAGATGTTGAAGATGGAAGACAAAGAAATTAAACCAGATTTCGATTACAATAAAATTGTTTCCATTTCAAAAGAAGCCAGAGAAAAATTATTTAAGATCAAACCGCGTACTTTAGGTCAGGCATCACGGATTTCGGGCGTTTCACCTTCAGACATATCAGTTTTAATGGTCTATATTAATAAGTAA
- a CDS encoding gamma carbonic anhydrase family protein codes for MPLILPVKDKYPQIGQDNFIAENATIVGDVIIGDKCSVWFNAVIRGDVNAITIGNESNIQDGAVIHATYLKASTHIGNRVSVGHNAIVHGCTVKDNVLIGMGAIVMDHAVIEEYCIIAAGSVVLENTICETGYLYAGTPAKKIKPITEEQRALLNKLPDNYIMYSGWFIS; via the coding sequence ATGCCTTTAATACTACCCGTAAAAGATAAATACCCCCAAATTGGACAAGACAATTTTATTGCTGAAAATGCCACCATTGTTGGTGATGTAATAATAGGTGATAAATGTTCAGTATGGTTTAACGCTGTGATTAGAGGCGATGTAAATGCGATTACAATCGGAAATGAATCGAACATACAAGATGGTGCTGTAATTCATGCTACATACTTAAAAGCTTCTACACACATCGGTAATAGGGTATCTGTAGGGCATAATGCCATAGTACATGGCTGCACGGTTAAGGATAATGTTTTAATTGGTATGGGTGCAATTGTAATGGATCATGCGGTTATAGAAGAGTATTGTATTATTGCAGCAGGATCTGTGGTATTGGAGAATACCATTTGTGAAACTGGTTATTTATATGCAGGTACGCCTGCTAAAAAAATAAAGCCCATTACGGAAGAGCAAAGGGCTTTATTGAATAAATTGCCTGATAATTATATTATGTATTCGGGGTGGTTTATTAGTTAG
- a CDS encoding Ig-like domain-containing protein, which translates to MPNLKAQYFNLNNLAVVTTLLLFFGCASIQTPQGGPKDTKPPKVLSMTPKNQTRNFNAKKIVIEFDEYFNLKDEFKEFSISPDQEKLPELKKRQKRLEINLKDSLEKNTTYTLNFGKSVADVNEGNVVKNLSYVFSTGPEIDSLSLSGKVINSLTDEPEKEVTVFILPLARDSIFGKKRPSIYSTTDSAGTYKLNNLRKGTYKVYAVKESGGGGDKIYQQISDEVGFIKEPIVIDKNIENINLQVFKELAPEFRVLDRKLNNDGSISLIFNQQLKSPKITITDPPAVDVGKFVHFSKNNDTAKIWLKDLSFDSVKIAIQDQGKVLQTLNFTRGKKDTYTRDVTITDNLSGGKLNPFQQLTLTFPFPMTAADPAKIILLEDSVKRTTFEVVKDSVDFLKYYIKYPWKNKRTYDLKLAAGAFTAIFNAKNKDITKRFSLESQDAYTTLVLNVTVPDSTKRYVVQFLNEKKDIIKSFPVSKNSKVTFSKYPAGKYMLRVIYDENKNGIWDTGNVKEGYQPEKVWYLKAVMDLKPNWEREDPLVIPAPPKSD; encoded by the coding sequence ATGCCAAATTTAAAAGCTCAGTATTTTAACCTTAATAATTTAGCGGTTGTTACAACCTTGCTCCTATTTTTTGGTTGTGCAAGTATCCAAACACCACAAGGTGGGCCAAAAGATACGAAGCCGCCAAAAGTTTTAAGCATGACTCCAAAAAATCAAACGAGGAATTTTAATGCTAAAAAAATTGTGATCGAGTTTGATGAATACTTTAATCTTAAAGATGAGTTTAAAGAATTTTCTATTTCACCAGATCAGGAAAAACTTCCTGAGTTAAAAAAGAGACAAAAGAGATTAGAAATAAATCTCAAGGATTCTTTAGAAAAAAATACGACTTATACTTTAAACTTCGGAAAATCTGTTGCCGATGTTAATGAAGGAAATGTAGTTAAAAATTTATCTTACGTTTTTTCTACTGGCCCGGAAATAGATTCGCTATCATTAAGTGGAAAAGTAATTAATTCGCTAACGGACGAACCTGAAAAAGAAGTTACTGTTTTTATATTGCCTTTAGCAAGAGATAGCATTTTTGGAAAAAAACGTCCATCAATATATAGCACTACTGACAGTGCAGGAACCTACAAATTGAATAATCTAAGAAAAGGTACATATAAAGTATATGCAGTTAAAGAAAGTGGCGGAGGAGGCGATAAAATATACCAGCAGATTTCGGATGAAGTTGGATTTATAAAAGAACCTATTGTAATAGATAAAAATATAGAAAATATAAATCTGCAGGTATTTAAAGAATTGGCACCCGAATTCCGCGTATTAGACCGAAAACTAAACAATGACGGCAGTATATCACTCATCTTTAACCAACAGCTTAAAAGCCCTAAAATAACCATTACAGATCCTCCAGCTGTAGACGTAGGTAAATTTGTCCATTTTTCTAAAAATAATGATACGGCCAAAATATGGTTAAAGGATTTAAGTTTTGATTCGGTTAAGATTGCTATACAAGATCAGGGTAAGGTTTTACAAACCTTAAATTTTACCAGAGGTAAAAAAGACACTTACACACGCGATGTTACCATTACTGATAATTTATCGGGTGGCAAGTTAAACCCTTTCCAGCAGTTAACCCTTACCTTTCCTTTTCCGATGACTGCTGCAGATCCCGCTAAAATTATCCTCTTAGAAGATTCTGTAAAACGGACAACTTTTGAGGTAGTGAAAGACAGTGTAGATTTTCTTAAATATTACATTAAATATCCCTGGAAAAATAAAAGAACTTATGATTTAAAATTAGCAGCTGGTGCATTTACAGCTATATTTAATGCTAAAAATAAAGATATAACCAAACGTTTCTCACTCGAAAGCCAGGATGCTTATACTACCCTGGTACTAAATGTAACCGTTCCAGATAGCACTAAAAGATATGTTGTGCAGTTTCTAAATGAAAAAAAGGATATCATCAAATCTTTTCCGGTCAGCAAAAACTCGAAAGTTACTTTTTCTAAATATCCGGCCGGCAAATATATGCTCAGGGTAATTTACGACGAGAATAAAAACGGAATATGGGATACCGGAAATGTTAAAGAAGGATATCAACCCGAAAAAGTCTGGTACTTAAAAGCCGTGATGGATTTAAAACCAAATTGGGAACGTGAAGACCCACTGGTGATACCTGCGCCACCTAAAAGTGATTAA
- a CDS encoding dicarboxylate/amino acid:cation symporter translates to MEKNNILKNYSGLLWLLAGITVGSIVGLIFGKSVESIKPLGDIFLNLLFTAVIPLVFFAVSSAIANIDRTKKLGRLLTIMVLVFLSTILISAVLTLVATWIFPIHQQLGNAPLPTEPEKIQSFGEQMTQLLTVGEFFEIGSRKNMLALIIFSVLVGFSTLYSGKEGDGFKNFLVSGNEVMKKLIILIMKLGPIGLGAYFAYQVGVFGPQLFGTYAKALGLYYGVGAFYFIVFFTLYAFVAGGFKAIKVFWKNNIVPSLTSIGTCSSIATIPANLEGTTKMGVPAYITNVTIPLGSTLHKDGSSISSIVKIAVVFAIFGKDLVHVDTIILALGITVLVSIVEGGIPNGGYIGELLMISAYQLPPEALPPAMIIGTLVDPMATLLNATGDNVAAMLIARFTEGKNWMENIK, encoded by the coding sequence ATGGAAAAAAACAACATTCTTAAAAATTACTCAGGCTTATTATGGCTTTTGGCAGGAATAACTGTTGGAAGTATTGTGGGTTTAATTTTTGGGAAAAGTGTTGAAAGTATAAAACCATTAGGAGATATATTTTTAAACCTGTTGTTTACCGCCGTTATTCCATTGGTATTTTTTGCGGTATCATCGGCAATTGCAAATATAGATCGGACCAAGAAATTAGGAAGATTATTAACCATTATGGTTTTGGTTTTTCTTTCTACGATATTAATTTCTGCTGTTTTAACGCTGGTAGCCACATGGATTTTTCCAATTCATCAACAACTGGGAAATGCTCCTTTACCCACTGAACCTGAAAAAATTCAGTCGTTTGGCGAACAAATGACACAGCTTTTAACCGTAGGAGAATTTTTTGAAATAGGAAGTAGAAAAAATATGCTGGCACTGATCATTTTTTCGGTATTAGTTGGTTTTTCTACGCTATATTCTGGTAAAGAAGGTGATGGTTTTAAAAACTTCCTGGTTTCAGGAAATGAAGTGATGAAAAAACTCATCATTTTGATTATGAAACTTGGACCAATTGGTTTGGGAGCTTATTTTGCTTATCAGGTTGGGGTTTTCGGTCCACAGCTTTTTGGTACTTATGCTAAAGCTTTAGGTTTATACTATGGAGTTGGTGCATTTTATTTTATTGTCTTTTTCACCTTATATGCTTTTGTTGCGGGTGGATTTAAAGCGATAAAGGTATTTTGGAAAAATAATATTGTGCCGTCTTTAACTTCAATTGGAACCTGTAGTAGTATTGCTACTATTCCAGCTAATTTAGAGGGTACAACAAAAATGGGTGTGCCGGCATACATCACCAATGTAACGATTCCCTTAGGCTCAACGCTGCACAAAGATGGTTCGAGCATCAGTTCTATTGTTAAAATTGCTGTTGTTTTTGCCATTTTCGGTAAGGATTTAGTGCATGTTGATACCATTATTTTGGCTTTAGGTATTACTGTTTTAGTGAGTATAGTAGAGGGAGGAATACCGAATGGCGGTTATATAGGTGAGTTATTGATGATTTCAGCTTACCAATTACCACCTGAGGCTTTACCACCTGCTATGATTATTGGAACTTTGGTTGATCCGATGGCGACTTTGTTAAATGCTACAGGTGATAATGTTGCAGCCATGTTAATTGCCAGGTTTACAGAGGGTAAAAACTGGATGGAAAATATTAAATAG